DNA sequence from the Asticcacaulis sp. AND118 genome:
GTGTGGATGGCGCTGGTCATCGTCCTGCCGCTGGCCAATGTGCTGGCCGAAGCCTTCAAACAGGGCGTGCAGCCCTATCTGTCGTCGATCGTAAAGCCCGACGCGCTGAGCGCCATCCGCCTGACCCTGATCGTTGCCGCCATCGCCGTGCCGCTCAACGCCGTCTTCGGCATCGCCGCCGCCTGGTGCGTGACGCGCTTCGATTTTCCGGGCAAGGGCCTGTTGCTGTCGGTCCTCGACCTGCCCTTCACCATCTCGCCCGTCATTTCGGGCATGGTGTGGGTGCTGCTGTTCGGCGCGCACGGCTGGTTCGCCAGCGTCCTCGAAGCCTCGAATATCAAGATCATCTACGCCCTGCCCGGCCTCGTCATCGCTACGGTGCTGGTCACCCTGCCCTTCGTGGCGCGCGAACTGATCCCGCTGATGCAGGATCAGGGCACGGACGAGGAAATCGCCGCCGTGACGCTGGGGGCTTCGGGCTGGGACGTCTTTTTCCGCGTGACCCTGCCCAATATCAAATGGGCCCTCACCTACGGCGTGCTTCTGTGTACGGCGCGGGCCATGGGCGAATTCGGCGCGGTGTCGGTGGTTTCAGGCCATATCCGCGGCTTGACCAACACCCTGCCCCTGCACATCGAAGTGCTCTACAACGAATATGACAGCGTGGGGGCCTTCGCCGCCGCCACGTTGCTGGCCGGGCTGGCGCTCGTTACGCTGGTCCTGAAAACCCTGCTGGAATGGCGCTTCGGCGACGAACTGGCCGCCAACAGAAGACACTGACCGAGTTCCCATGTCACTAGTCGTCAAAAACATCACCAAATGCTTCAGCGACTTCGCCGCGCTCAACGACGTGTCGTTCGAGGCGCAGCCGGGCGAATTCCTGGCCCTGCTCGGCCCGTCGGGTTCGGGCAAGACGACGCTGCTGCGCCTGCTGGCCGGGCTTGACCGCCCCGATACAGGCAGCATCGATTTCGACGGGCTCGATTACCTGACCCTGTCCGCCCGCGAACGCCGCGTCGGCATGGTGTTTCAATCCTACGCCCTGTTCCGCCACATGACCGTGGCGCAGAACATCGCCTTCGGCCTCAATGTGCGCCCGGCGAAAGAGCGCCCGTCCAAGGCCGAGATTCAGGCGACGGTCCAGCGCCTTTTGAAACTGATCCAGCTCGAAGACCTCGGCAAACGCTACCCCAGCCAGCTCTCCGGCGGTCAGCGTCAGCGCGTGGCGCTGGCCCGCGCGCTGGCTATCAATCCGCGCATCCTGCTGCTCGATGAGCCCTTCGGGGCGCTCGACGCGCTGGTGCGCAAGGACCTGCGCCGCTGGTTGCGTCGCATCCACGACGAAACCGGCGTCACCACCATCTTCGTCACCCACGATCAGGAAGAGGCGCTTGACCTCGCCGACCGCGTGGTGGTGCTGAAAGACGGCCAGATCGAGCAGATCGGTAAGCCGCTGGAGCTTTACCGCCATCCGCAATCGGCCTTCGTGTTCGATTTTCTGGGGACGGCCAATCAGGTGCCGGCCAGCCTGTCGGACGGCCTCGCTGATTTCGGCGGCTTCTCTGCACCGGTCGTGAGCCCCAGAGCGCTGACGGGTGCGCAAACGGTGCGTTTCCGTCCCTTCGACGCGCATCTGCACCGCGAAGGCCCCGGCTTCGAGGCCAAGGTGCTTTCGCTGCTGCCCGCCGGGGCTAATCTGCGTCTGGAACTGCAAACCCCGGCGGGTCAGGTGTTCGAAACCCAGCACGCCCATGATTCGGAGGCGTCGGAGCTGAAGCTCAACGACACCGTCTATCTGCGTCCGTCGAAGGTCTACGCGTTTTAAAAAGTTCCTCCCCCTGGAATCAGGGGAGGAACTCATGAATATCACTCCGCGCCCGCCATGGCCGCTTCAAGGCCCGGTGCATTGGTGCGCCAGGTATGGCCGATATGGTCCGCGACCGGGTCGGTGAAGATATATTCCTCACCCGCTTCCAGGCCCGCGACAATGCGTTTGGCGGCGCTTTCCGGCGTGGCTTTTTCCAGCGGAATATCGCGCGCCAGGTCGGTGTCGATCGGTCCGGGGAAGATGCCCAGCACCTTGACGCCCGTGCCTTTCAGACCGGCGCGCGCCGACTGCGTCACCGACAACAGCGCCGCCTTCGAGGCCGAATAGCCGCCCAGCGAGGCCACGGCTACGAGGCCCACGACGCTGATGACATTGGCGATAGTGCCCGCCCCCTTGGCCACCAGCTTCGGCGCAAAGGCCTGCATGACCCGCAGCGTGCCATAGAAATTAGCATGGAAATCCGCGCCGATGGTGTCGAGCGGGCTGTTCAGCACGTCCGAGAACACCGCCGTGCCGGCATTGTTGACGACGATATCGACATCGCCCGCCGTTTCGGCGGCCGCCTTGACCTGTGCTTCGTCAGTGATGTCGAGCGTCAGGGGCACGACGCGGGCGTCGCCGAAATCGGGCAGCGAAGCCGGGTTACGCGCGGCGGCGTAGACCTTCTTGACATCGCGGGTGAGCAGTTCGCGCACGGTGGCGGCGCCGATGCCGCGATTGGCGCCCGTAACGAGGATAATTTGGTTGGACACGGACATGGCAGCCTCCTTGGGCTCAGGATAAAAGTAAACCGATCTGTTTACATAACACCGATGTAAACCGTTCTGTTTACTTTTGCAAGCGGTTGGGCTATATTTTTTCCATACCGCCTCATCAAAGGCTTACCGATCCTTGCCCCCAAAGCCGCAAACATGACCAAACCGCAGAAGAAACAGGATATTATCGATCACGCCTTCGAGCTGTTCTACGACCACGGCTTCAGCCTGGGGGTAGACGCGGTCATGGCCGACACCGGCATCTCGAAGCGCACCCTGTATAAATATTTCCCCTCCAAGGAGGCCCTGATCGCCGAACTGGTCGATCACTACCGCGAACAATCCCTGCCGCAGTTGCGCGCCGCTGTAGAGGCCCTCAGCCCCGATCCCAAAGGCCGGCTGATGGCCCTGTTCGACGTGCGTCAGGCCCTGTTCGCCCAAGGCTGCTTTCGGGGATGTCTCGCCGTGTCTGCGCGCTTGGAATATGGCGGCCGTCAGCCGGAGATCGAAGCCGCCGCCGTGGCCATGTTCGCCGATATGCGCGCGCTGGTCGGGGATCTGAGCGCCCTGACCGGCCATCCGCATCCCGACGTTCTGGCCGAGCAGGCCATGGTCCTGTTCAACGGCGCGGTCGTTGCCGCTCAGGCCACGCGCAGCGCCGCGCCTTTCGATGCGGCAAAGTCGGTGTTGAAGGTGCTGCTGAACTAAGCGGCACCTGCGCCACACTTGCCGCTTATCCACGCTTGCCGGGCGTCAAAGACTTGACCCCTGCCCGCGCCGCTCCTAACACACCGCCGTGCAGACGGTGCCGCAGCGATGCGGATTAAAAGGGAAGCGGGTGTAAATCCTGCGCTGTCCCCGCAACTGTAAGCGTCGAGTGTTCCGCCACGCGCCACTGGTCATTCTTTAGATCGGGAAGGCGGCGGAACGCGCCTGAGACGCGAGCCAGGAGACCTGCCCCTGCTGTCGTCCTTTGCGTGGTCGGGGTGTGCCACAAGAGCGGATACGCCTTTGATCAAAGGCCTTCCTCAGAGACGATTCGTGGTGCGCGCCGGTCCGTCCGGGGCGCTCGTCCTGTTGTGAATAGGCATAAGACCTTGAAAATCCTGCTTTGCGGCGTCGCCTTCGCCGCCCTCCTTACATCTCCCGCATTTGCCGAAGACGCGCCGCAGGAGGTGATCGTCACCCTGACGCGCGAACCCGTCGCCCTGTCGAAGGTCGGCCAGAGCGTCACCACCTTTGACGCCGACGCCATCGCGCGCAGCCAGGACGTCTATCTGAAGGACCTCATCGCCCGCAGCCCCTCGGTCTCGATCGCCCAGACCGGCGGCCCCGGTCAGGTTGGCACGGCGCGCTTTCGTGGCGCGGAGAGCGACCGCAGCCTGTTCCTCCTCGACGGGGTGAAGCTGGGTGACGCCTCGCAGATCGGGGGCGGCTTCAACCTCGGCCTCCTGGCGCTGAACGATGCCGAACGCGTCGAAATCCTGCGTGGCCCGCTGTCGACCCTGTGGGGTTCGCAAGCCATCGGCGGCGTGGTCTCGGTCACCACGCGCAAGCCCGTCGCCCCGTTCGAAACGCAGGTTTCCGTCGAAGGCCTCGACGAATACGCCATCGCCCGCGCCGGCATCGGCGGCAAGGCCGGCAATCTGAGTTGGCGCATCGCCGGGTCCTATACCGATGACGACGGCGTCTCTTCGCTGCGCGGCGGTGCGGAAAACGACGGCTTCACCCAGAAGCACCTCAACGCCTATATCCACTACGCCCTGAGCGCCACGTCGGGCCTGAGCGCGCGCCTCGCCACGACCAGAAGCGACTACGATTTCGACGGCTACAATGCGTCGTTCCAATTGGCCGACACCCGCGACACCGGCTTTCAGGACGAGACCCTGGCCAGCCTCGGCTACTCTAATCAGGTCTTCGACGGCCGCCTGAAGCAGACCTTCACCCTCAGCCGCACCCAGACCGAGCGCTCGACCTCGGACCTCGCCAACGCGACCGCCTATCCCTTTGAAGGCCGTCAGGTCAGCTTCGACTATACCGGCGCGCTGGCCCTGACCGAAGCGTCGAAACTGGTCTTCGGCGCGTCCAGCGAGCGTTCGACCGCCATCGCTTCCGGCCTCGACAAGAGCGTCACCCTCAACGGCCTGTTCGCGCAACTGCGTCAGGATTTCACAGGCGGCCTGACCGTCAATGCCAGCGTGCGCTATGACGACCACTCGGTTTTCGGCGACAACACCATCGGTCAGATCGCCGCCGCCTACGCACTTAATGACGCCGTGGTCTTCCATGCCAGCCTGGGTCAGGGCTTCAAGGCCCCCAGCCTCTATCAGCTTTATGACGGCTGGTCGGGCAATCTCAAGCTAAAGCCGGAAGAAGCGACCAATCTCGATTTCGGCGTCGACTATTACGGCGCGAACGACAGCCGCTACGGCGTCTCGGTCTTCGGCCGCAAGACCGAGAACCAGATCGACTACGACATGTCGACCTTCACCTACGGCAATATCGCCGAAACCAAGGCCTATGGCATCGAACTGGAAGGCGAAACCCGCCTGACCGACACCGTGCGCCTGTCGGGCAATTACAGCCACATCATCGCCCGCGACGACGCCAAATCGAGCGCCACCTATAAGAACGATTTGGGCCGCGCGCCAAAGCACCTCGCCAATGCCAGCCTTGACTGGCAGGCGACCGAGACCGTCTCGCTCGGCGCTTCGGTGCGTTATGCGGGCAAGTCGTTCGAGAACATCTACAATAGCCGCGTGCTCGACGCCTACACCCTGCTCGACCTGCGCGCCAACTACGCGCTGAACGAGACGGTGGCGCTGTATGGCCGCGTCGAAAACGCCACGGACGAGGACTATGAGACCGCCGCCAACTATGCCTCGGTCGGTCGCCGCCTGTGGCTGGGCGTGCGCGCCAGATACTGATCAAGTTCCCTTTGAAACCAAAGGGCAAGGGTCTATAAGGGAGCCTCTGATGACCGAGGCTCCCTATGACCGCCGATACCGCACACGTTTTCCAGACCTATGACGTCACCACCCACCCGTCGCAGGGGGTGACCCACGTCGCCGCATTGCGCGCGCAGTTTGCCGGTCTGGGCATCGACGGCTTTCTGGTTCCGCACGAGGACGAACATCAGAACGAGTACCTGCCCGACGCCAATGAACGCCTGGCCTGGGTGTCGGGCTTTACCGGTTCGGCGGGCGCGGCCCTGATCCTCAAACACACGGCTATCCTTTTCGCCGATGGGCGCTACACCCTGCAATCGCGCGAACAGACCGACCCGTCGGTGTTCGAAGTTGTCGATTTCACCGCTACCGCCATGGCCGAACAGATCGCCGATCAGCCCCGCGGCAGCGTCATCGGCTACGATCCCCGCCTGCACAGCCCCTCGGCGCTCAAGGCGCTGCACACTGCCGCGACGGGCGCAGGCGTGACGCTGAAGGCCGTCGACCCCAATCCCATCGATCTGGCGTGGGGCGACGCCCGTCCGGCCCAGCCCGTGACGCCGGTCGTGCCGCAACCGCTCGAATTCGCCGGCGTATCGTCCGCCGACAAACGCGCCCGACTGGCCGAGGGCCTGCGCGCCCGCAACGTGGCCGCCGCCCTGATCACGGCCCCGTCTTCGATCGCCTGGCTGTTCAACGTACGCGGCGGCGACGTCATCCGCTCGCCCCTGCCGCTGGCGCAAGGTCTGCTCAAATCCGACGGCACGGCGGAACTGTTCCTCGAACCAGCCAAGGTCAGCGAGGGCCTCTCCGAATGGCTGGGCAACGAAGTGGCCCTGAAAACCCCCGATGACGTCCCCACAGCGCTGGCGGCCCTGTCCGGTCAGGGTGTGCTGATAGACCCCAACTGGTCCTCGGCGTGGTGGGTGCAGGCCGTAGAGAGCGCCGGGGCGAGGCCGGTTCTGGGCGACGACCCCTGCCTTGTCCCGCGCGCCTGCAAGAACGCGGCGGAAATCAACGGCACCACCGAAGCCCATATCCGCGACGGCGCTATTCTGTCCGAATTCCTCTACTGGGTCGCCACCGAAGCGCAAACCACTCTGCCCTCCGAAATCGAGGTGGCACAGAAGCTCGAATCCTTACGCATCGCGTCGGGCGTGGTGAAGGACCTCAGCTTCGACACCATTTCGGGCTTCGGCCCGCACGGGGCCCTGCCGCATTACCGCGTCAACGAACAGAGCAATATCCGCATCGCCCACGGCAACCTGCTGCTGGTCGATTCCGGCGGGCAATATGTCGACGGCACCACCGATGTCACGCGCACCATGGCCATCGGCACACCGACCGCCGAACACAAGCGCATGTTCACGCTGGTGCTCAAAGGGCATATTGCGCTGGCCATCATCCGCTTCCCGGCGGGCACCACCGGCACGCACCTCGATGCGCTGGCGCGGCAGTTCCTGTGGAACGCCGGCTTCGACTACGATCACGGGACGGGTCACGGCGTCGGCGTCTATCTGGGCGTCCACGAAGGCCCGCAGCGCATCGCCAAGGCGCTCAACGCCTACGCCCTGCAACCGGGCATGATCGTCTCCAACGAGCCGGGCTTCTATAAGGCCAACGACTTCGGAATCCGTATCGAGAACCTGCAATATGTCACCGAGGCCGCGCCGATTGCGGGCGGCGAGCGCCCGATGCTGGGTTTCGCCAACCTGACCTGGGCCCCGATCGACCGCGCGCTGATCGAGGTGTCGCTGCTCAGCACCGACGAGCGTCGCTATATGGACGACTACCACGCAAAAGTGCTCGAACTGTTGTCGCCGCGGGTGAAACCCGAGGTTGCCGACTGGCTCAAAACCGTCTGCGCGCCCTTATAATCCGTTTATGTCAGGCGCAAGCAACTCCGCCTGACCCCTTATCCCGCAACGGTTAGAGTGTGTCTGTAGCATTCAGTATGCGGAGGGACATCATGCCAGCCAGCACCGTTTTCCAGCCTGCCACCGACACCTTCGGCCAGTTCAATGTGTCGCACGCCCCGCGTCACGCCCTGTCGCCCGAAGTTGAGGCGCATAAGGCCGCCCGCAAGCACTTCCTCATCGGCGCCGGCTTCGTCGTCGGGCTGATCGCCTTTTTCGGCGGCCTCTCAGTGGCCGACCGCGCCTTCTTCCCTGAGCCGCAACTGACCGCGCAGGAGCAGGCCTATTTCGCCACCGCGCTGGATTAAAGAGCCCCCCTCGCCCCGCTTGCGGGGAGAGCCGGGCGGCCGGTGCCGGTTGGGGTGAGGGGCATTCTTTGTGAGGCTCGCCCCTCATCCGTCCTCGCTATGCTCGGCCACCTTCTCCCCGCAAGCGGGGAGAAGGGAATTACTCAACCCCGATAAAGGCCAGCCACTCGTCTTCGGTCATCACCTGAACGCCCAGTTCGGCAGCCTTTTTCAGCTTCGAGCCCGCGCCCGGCCCAGCCACGACGATATGCGTCTTGGCCGAGACCGACCCCGCCACCTTGGCCCCCAGCCGTTCAGCCTGCGCCTTGGCCTCGTCGCGCGTCATCTTTTCCAGCGTGCCGGTGAAAACGACCGTCTTGCCCGACACCGCAGAGTCGCCGGCGACGACCTCGGCATCCTGCACGCTGAGTTGCTCGGCGAAGCGCTGATAGATTCCGATATTATGATCGTTCGAGAAGAACTCGATCAGCGCGGCCACCAGTGAAGGCCCGACCTGATCCATATTATCGAGCGTCGCCTTGACCTCTTCGTCGCCATCCGCCAGAGCCGTCATCGCCTCACGAAAGGCCTGTTCTGAATGATAGGCCCGCGCCAGCAGCCGCGCTGTCGTCTCACCCACGCCCTTGACTCCCAGCGCCGCAATAAAGCGGTCGAGCGGCAATTGCCGCCGGTCCTCAATGGCCTTGAACAGGTTGCGCGCACTCGTCTCACCCATACCCTCGCGGTTGCGCAACGGCGTCAGTGACATCTTGTCACGCGCTTCAAGTGTAAAGATGTCCGCCGGTTCGCGGATCAGCCCTTCCTCGCTGAACTTCTGAAGCTGCTTTTCGCCCAGCCCTTCGATGTCCAGCACCTTGCGGCTGACGACGTATTTCAGATACTCGACGCGCTGATGCGGGCAGGCGTGCTCGCCGGTGCAGCGCCGCGCCACTCCTTCTTCGCCCTTGAGGTTCAGTTCACGCACCACGGCGGTCTTCAGCGGACAGGGGCATACGGTCGGGAATTGGTAGGGTTCAGTCCCTTCCGGACGCTCGGACAACTCGACGCCGACGATCTGCGGGATGACATCCCCGGCGCGCTGCACGCGGACCAGATCGCCGATACGGATGTCCTTGCGCGCTATCTCGTCGGCATTGTGCAGCGTCACGTTCGACACCACCACGCCGCCGACATTGACCGGCTCCAGCCGCGCCACGGGGGTAAGTGTCCCGATGCGCCCGACCTGAATATCGATGGCCTTGAGGTGCGTCAGGGCCTGTTCCGCTGGGAATTTGTGCGCAATCGCCCAGCGCGGCGAGCGCGACACGAATCCCAGCCGCCGCTGATAATCCAGCCGATCGACCTTATAGACCACACCGTCAATGTCGTAGCCGAGGCCTGACCGGTCGCGCTGAATGCCGTCATAGATGTTCAGCAGGCCGTCGCTGTTTTCGGTCGTGGCCGAGCGCGGATTGACCTGAAACCCCCATTCGCGGAATTTGGCCAGCGCCTCGGTCTGGGTGGCTACGAAATTGGGGTCCGAAATCTCACCCCAAGTATAGGCGAAAAACCGCAGGGGCCGCGAGGCGGTGATGGTGGCGTCCAGTTGCCGCAGCGCGCCCGACGCCGCATTGCGCGGATTGGCGAAGACCTTACCGCCCTCTTCGGCGGATTTGGCGTTCATGGCGGCGAAATCGGCCAGCGGGTAATAGACCTCGCCGCGGATTTCGATGCGTTCCGGATGGCCTGCGCCGCTCAACATATGCGGCACGTCCTTGATGGTCCGCACATTCTCGGTGATGTCCTCGCCCGTGCGCCCGTCGCCGCGCGTCGCCGCCCGCACCAGCGTGCCGTTCACATAGAGCAGCGAACAGGACAGGCCGTCGATCTTGGGTTCGACCGCGAAGGCCAGGGCCTCTTCCGGCGGCAGACGCAGGAAACGGCGGATGCTCTTTTCGAAATCGGCCACGTCTTCCGGTGCGAAGGCGTTGTCGAGCGACAGCATCGGCACGCCGTGCTGAACCGGGGCGAATTTGCTCGAAATCTCGGCCCCCACCTGTTCGGTCGGGCTGTCGACCGTGTGCAGGTCGGGATACTGCGCCTCCAGCGCGCGCAGTTCCTGCTCCAGCGCGTCGTAGTCGGCGTCGGTGAGTTCCGGGGCTTCCTGATTGTAGTAGAGATCGCGGTGATGCTTGATCTCGGCAGAAAGCTGTGCGTGGCGCGTGCGCGCCGTCTCGGGTGCGTGTGTGGTCATTTTTATCTTATTCCCCCTCTCCCCGCCTGCGGGGAGAGGGCTGGGGTGAGGGGCATATTTATACGTAACGGCCCCTCATCCGTCCTCGCTACGCTCGGCCACCTTCTCCCCGTAAACGGGGAGAAGGGCTATTGTTATCCCTTCACCAGCGCAATCGCAGCCGCGCGGGCTTCGGGGGTGATTTCGGCGCCCGACAACATGCGGGCCAGTTCTTCCAGCGTCTCGTCCTTGCTCAGTTCGATGACGCGCGAACGCATCCCCTCCCCGGCATCGGCCTTCGACACTTTCAAATGCTGATCGCCGCGCGCGGCCACCTGCGGCGAATGGGTGACGACGATGACCTGAGACCGCTGAGCCAGCTTACGCAGGCGCAGGCCCACGGCATCGGCGACCGCGCCGCCCACGCCCTGATCGACCTCGTCGAAGATCATCACCGGCCCGGCAGCATCCTCGCCGCCCCGCGTCGACAGCGCCGCCTTAAGCGCCAAGGCGAAGCGCGCCAGTTCGCCACCCGACGCGATGGCCGCCATGCCCCCCCAGTCGGCTCCGGGATTGGTGCGCACCTCAAACGTAACCACATCGCCGCCCGTCGCCCCGTACTTTTCCGGCTCCAGCGGGCGGATGGCGACGCGGAAGGCCGCCTTGTCGAGCTTGAGCGGCACCAGTTCGGCCATGACGGCGGCGCTCAACGCCTCACCCGCGGCGATACGCTTGTGACGCAGGGTCTCGACCGCCGCGAAGAAGCCCGTTTCCGCCGCCGCAATCGCCGCCGCCAGCTTCTTCAGTTCAGCGTCGGCGTCTTCGATCCGACCCAGCGACTGGGCGATCTCGGCGCGCTTTTTGGGCAGGTCCTCGACCAGAATATTCAGTTTGCGCGCCATGGCTCGCAGGGAGAACAGACGCTCCTCGACGCGATCCAGCTTGCCCGGCTCGACATCCAGCGCATCGGCGGCGGCGTCCATCAGGGCCAGCGCCTCATCGGCCGCGATCAGAGTGCGGTCGAGCGCCTCGGCGGCATCAGACAGGGCCTTGAGCACCGCATGGCCTTCGCCGGCCCCGGCCTGCTGGGCGCGGGTGCGGGCGTGGTCGAGCGCCCGGAAAGCCTTGGACAGGCGTTGCGACAACTGATCGCCGCCCACCGTGGTCCGCGCCTCATTAATGTCTTCCAGCGCCCGCTCGGACGCCCCCAGTAGCGCGCGATCAGACGCCAGATTGGCCTCCTCGTCCGGCTGCGGGTTGAGGCGGTCCAGTTCCTCAAGGCGCAGCGTCAGTTCCTCAATCTCCGCCGCCGCATTGTCCGACTGACGCTTGAGGTCGCGGTACTGATCGCGCAGGCTTTTCAGCGTGCGGAACGCCGCCGTCGTCGTCGCCAGCGCGCCCTCGCAACCGCCATAGGCGTCGAGCATGGCCCCGTGGGTGCGCGGATCGAGCAGGCCCACCGTCTCGTGCTGACCATGCACTTCCAGCAGGCCGTCGCCCAGGGCCTTGAGCACGCTGACCGACACCGACTGATCGTTGACGAAGGCTTTGGAGCGCCCGTCGCGGCTGACCACGCGGCGCAGCAGCAGCGGTTCGCCGGCCTCCACAGCCAGTCCCTTGTCTTCGAGAAATTCGTACAACGGATGCCCGGCGGTCAGATCGAACTCCGCCGTCACCGAAGCCTGCGGCGCGCCCGCACGGATCAGCCCGGCATCGCCGCGCGCGCCGGTGGCTAGTCCCAGACTGTCGAGAATGATGGATTTACCGGCCCCGGTCTCGCCCGTCAGGACCGAAAGGCCCTGCCGAATATCGAGATCCAGCCGGTCGACAAGCACAACGTCCTGAATGGAAAGGCGTGTGAGCATGGAACCCCTGATATTAAAGCATTCGCCAGCTCAACTGAGCCGGCGAATGCTTTAATTTCTTGTAACGCCTCATGTTTTTCCGAAAAGCGGCATCCACTTTTCGGCATAAGGCTCCAAAAACCCCGATTCGACATCAGGGTCATTTGTCTCAGATTACATCGGGTTGATGCGGCTTAGCCAGCTCTTTTTCTCTTTTTGTTCTTTTTTCGCCGCCTTGGTTTTTTCGGCGATGGGTAGCGGTTTGATGTCGAGCGGCTGACCGCGTTCCTGCATCAGCTTGTAGGCCGCATTGTACCAGCGGTCGCCCGCATAGTTGTAGCCCAGCACGGCGGCGTTGCGGTTGGCTTCGTCGGTAATGCCCATCATCAGATTGGCTTCGACAAGGCGGTACAGGGCCTCCGGCGTGTGCGAGGTCGTCTGATAGCGGGTGATGACGGTGCGGAAGCGGCCGATGGCGGCCAGAGGCTGATTGTCGGCCAGATAGAAACGGCCGATCTCCATCTCCTTGCCCGCAAGCTGGTCATAGACCATGTCGAGCTTCACCTGCGCATCGCGGGCGTATTCGGTGCCCGGGTAGCGCTGAACGATCTCGCGCAGATAGGCTTGCGCGGTTTCGGTATAGGCCTGATCCCGGCCCACATCGACGATCTGCTCGAAATAGTTGATGGCGCGCATATAGTAGGCGTACGGCGTCAGGGGCGAGCCCGGATAGAGCTTGATGAAACGCTCCGCCGCCGCCGTCGATTCGTTGTAATCATTGGCCTGATAGTGGGCGTAGATTTCCATAACGATCGAACGGCGCGACCATTCCGAATAGGGGTGCTGACGCTCGACCTCTTCGAAATAGTCAA
Encoded proteins:
- the cysW gene encoding sulfate ABC transporter permease subunit CysW, translating into MRARAPEKPKTPAAFALMLIAFVWMALVIVLPLANVLAEAFKQGVQPYLSSIVKPDALSAIRLTLIVAAIAVPLNAVFGIAAAWCVTRFDFPGKGLLLSVLDLPFTISPVISGMVWVLLFGAHGWFASVLEASNIKIIYALPGLVIATVLVTLPFVARELIPLMQDQGTDEEIAAVTLGASGWDVFFRVTLPNIKWALTYGVLLCTARAMGEFGAVSVVSGHIRGLTNTLPLHIEVLYNEYDSVGAFAAATLLAGLALVTLVLKTLLEWRFGDELAANRRH
- a CDS encoding sulfate/molybdate ABC transporter ATP-binding protein; amino-acid sequence: MSLVVKNITKCFSDFAALNDVSFEAQPGEFLALLGPSGSGKTTLLRLLAGLDRPDTGSIDFDGLDYLTLSARERRVGMVFQSYALFRHMTVAQNIAFGLNVRPAKERPSKAEIQATVQRLLKLIQLEDLGKRYPSQLSGGQRQRVALARALAINPRILLLDEPFGALDALVRKDLRRWLRRIHDETGVTTIFVTHDQEEALDLADRVVVLKDGQIEQIGKPLELYRHPQSAFVFDFLGTANQVPASLSDGLADFGGFSAPVVSPRALTGAQTVRFRPFDAHLHREGPGFEAKVLSLLPAGANLRLELQTPAGQVFETQHAHDSEASELKLNDTVYLRPSKVYAF
- a CDS encoding SDR family oxidoreductase is translated as MSVSNQIILVTGANRGIGAATVRELLTRDVKKVYAAARNPASLPDFGDARVVPLTLDITDEAQVKAAAETAGDVDIVVNNAGTAVFSDVLNSPLDTIGADFHANFYGTLRVMQAFAPKLVAKGAGTIANVISVVGLVAVASLGGYSASKAALLSVTQSARAGLKGTGVKVLGIFPGPIDTDLARDIPLEKATPESAAKRIVAGLEAGEEYIFTDPVADHIGHTWRTNAPGLEAAMAGAE
- a CDS encoding TetR/AcrR family transcriptional regulator; this translates as MTKPQKKQDIIDHAFELFYDHGFSLGVDAVMADTGISKRTLYKYFPSKEALIAELVDHYREQSLPQLRAAVEALSPDPKGRLMALFDVRQALFAQGCFRGCLAVSARLEYGGRQPEIEAAAVAMFADMRALVGDLSALTGHPHPDVLAEQAMVLFNGAVVAAQATRSAAPFDAAKSVLKVLLN
- a CDS encoding TonB-dependent siderophore receptor; amino-acid sequence: MKILLCGVAFAALLTSPAFAEDAPQEVIVTLTREPVALSKVGQSVTTFDADAIARSQDVYLKDLIARSPSVSIAQTGGPGQVGTARFRGAESDRSLFLLDGVKLGDASQIGGGFNLGLLALNDAERVEILRGPLSTLWGSQAIGGVVSVTTRKPVAPFETQVSVEGLDEYAIARAGIGGKAGNLSWRIAGSYTDDDGVSSLRGGAENDGFTQKHLNAYIHYALSATSGLSARLATTRSDYDFDGYNASFQLADTRDTGFQDETLASLGYSNQVFDGRLKQTFTLSRTQTERSTSDLANATAYPFEGRQVSFDYTGALALTEASKLVFGASSERSTAIASGLDKSVTLNGLFAQLRQDFTGGLTVNASVRYDDHSVFGDNTIGQIAAAYALNDAVVFHASLGQGFKAPSLYQLYDGWSGNLKLKPEEATNLDFGVDYYGANDSRYGVSVFGRKTENQIDYDMSTFTYGNIAETKAYGIELEGETRLTDTVRLSGNYSHIIARDDAKSSATYKNDLGRAPKHLANASLDWQATETVSLGASVRYAGKSFENIYNSRVLDAYTLLDLRANYALNETVALYGRVENATDEDYETAANYASVGRRLWLGVRARY
- a CDS encoding aminopeptidase P family protein gives rise to the protein MTADTAHVFQTYDVTTHPSQGVTHVAALRAQFAGLGIDGFLVPHEDEHQNEYLPDANERLAWVSGFTGSAGAALILKHTAILFADGRYTLQSREQTDPSVFEVVDFTATAMAEQIADQPRGSVIGYDPRLHSPSALKALHTAATGAGVTLKAVDPNPIDLAWGDARPAQPVTPVVPQPLEFAGVSSADKRARLAEGLRARNVAAALITAPSSIAWLFNVRGGDVIRSPLPLAQGLLKSDGTAELFLEPAKVSEGLSEWLGNEVALKTPDDVPTALAALSGQGVLIDPNWSSAWWVQAVESAGARPVLGDDPCLVPRACKNAAEINGTTEAHIRDGAILSEFLYWVATEAQTTLPSEIEVAQKLESLRIASGVVKDLSFDTISGFGPHGALPHYRVNEQSNIRIAHGNLLLVDSGGQYVDGTTDVTRTMAIGTPTAEHKRMFTLVLKGHIALAIIRFPAGTTGTHLDALARQFLWNAGFDYDHGTGHGVGVYLGVHEGPQRIAKALNAYALQPGMIVSNEPGFYKANDFGIRIENLQYVTEAAPIAGGERPMLGFANLTWAPIDRALIEVSLLSTDERRYMDDYHAKVLELLSPRVKPEVADWLKTVCAPL